Proteins encoded together in one Leishmania infantum JPCM5 genome chromosome 20 window:
- the SMP-2 gene encoding calpain-like cysteine peptidase, Clan CA, family C2, with amino-acid sequence MGGSNSTNRKIIYKNGRPTFKGDEVVKGFERDNGLLFRIVKRKKGHQTWAFYNDTTQYNMRINVTFAAGCELTALGHTKVVKGARGEWVATVVVMPGKTEMFVEGKIEGFKSNMDAYPAMSDGSGSRLAAGEAVAN; translated from the coding sequence ATGGGCGGCTCCAACTCCACCAATAGAAAGATCATATACAAGAATGGCAGGCCCACCTTCAAGGGGGATGAGGTGGTGAAGGGCTTCGAGAGAGACAACGGTCTTCTCTTCCGCATCGTcaagaggaagaaagggCATCAGACGTGGGCTTTCTACAATGACACGACGCAGTACAACATGCGCATCAATGTCACCTTCGCCGCCGGTTGCGAGCTCACCGCCCTCGGACACACAAAGGTAGTGAAAGGGGCGAGGGGCGAGTGGGTTGCCACCGTCGTCGTGATGCCCGGTAAGACGGAGATGTTTGTAGAGGGAAAAATCGAAGGCTTCAAATCGAATATGGACGCCTATCCCGCCAtgagcgacggcagcggcagccgtctGGCCGCAGGGGAAGCGGTAGCGAACTGA
- the SMP-1 gene encoding putative small myristoylated protein-1 yields MGCGASSENSSVTYVNGKPTFTGEEVTKGFEKDNGLLFRIVNKKKKQWAYYNDTTQYEMHVLVTFNEDCDIKALGKTKLEQQENGEWVASVVVYPCETEMFIEGRVNGFKSKMDALPLSEEYRQRQAEKEK; encoded by the coding sequence ATGGGCTGCGGTGCTTCTTCTGAGAACAGCAGCGTCACGTACGTGAACGGCAAGCCCACCTTCACGGGTGAGGAGGTGACGAAGGGCTTCGAGAAGGACAATGGGCTGCTTTTCCGCATCGTGAACAAGAAGAAGAAGCAGTGGGCGTACTACAACGACACGACGCAGTACGAAATGCACGTGCTGGTCACCTTCAACGAGGACTGTGACATCAAGGCTCTTGGCAAGACgaagctggagcagcaggagaacGGCGAGTGGGTAGCCTCCGTGGTGGTGTACCCGTGCGAGACGGAGATGTTCATTGAGGGCCGCGTGAACGGCTTCAAGTCGAAGATGGACGCCTTGCCGCTGTCGGAGGAGTACCGCCAGCGTCaggcggagaaggaaaagTAG